The following proteins are encoded in a genomic region of Glycine soja cultivar W05 chromosome 17, ASM419377v2, whole genome shotgun sequence:
- the LOC114394146 gene encoding uncharacterized protein At1g76660-like: protein MGSEQNRFPQHERRKRWGGCWGAFSCLGSQKGGKRIVPASRIPDSNGPASQPNGPQVVGLTNQATGLAPSLLAPPSSPASFTHSALPSTAQSPSCFLSLSANSPGGPSSTMFATGPYAHETQLVSPPVFSNFTTEPSTAPLTPPPELAHLTTPSSPDVPFAHFLSSSVDLKNNGKGNYITANDLQATYSLYPGSPASSLISPISRNSGDCLSSSFPEREFHPQWDSSLSPENGKYQRTGSGRVSGHDTSGVTMASQDTNFFCPATYAQFYLDQNPPFPHNGGRLSVSKDSDVQSNGGNGHQSRHARSPKQDVEEIEAYRASFGFSADEIITTSQYVEISDVMEESFTMLPFASNKSTMEESIEPSFMKGFKAQDTQVALQSQRSLRSDPGPVGKEKDNQAPICPGYEDHISQGHCSNSSGLSTPENRTLEDDEDIFSKMESSRICRKYQMGLSCSDAEVDYRRGRSFREEKGM from the exons ATGGGGTCCGAGCAAAATCGATTTCCTCAGCACGAAAGA CGAAAGAGATGGGGAGGATGTTGGGGTGCATTTTCTTGTTTAGGTTCACAGAAGGGTGGGAAGCGCATTGTACCTGCATCTCGCATTCCTGACAGTAATGGGCCAGCCTCTCAACCAAATGGACCTCAAGTGGTTGGGTTGACCAATCAAGCCACGGGACTAGCTCCTTCTCTCTTAGCTCCACCTTCTTCACCAGCATCCTTCACACATTCTGCCCTTCCTTCCACTGCACAATCACCTAGTTGTTTCTTATCCTTGTCTGCTAACTCACCTGGTGGTCCTTCATCTACAATGTTTGCCACTGGACCATATGCTCATGAAACACAGCTGGTGTCTCCTCCAgtcttttcaaatttcactaCTGAACCATCTACTGCTCCTCTCACTCCTCCTCCTGAGTTGGCTCATTTAACAACTCCCTCTTCCCCTGATGTACCTTTTGctcattttctttcatcttcagTGGATCTCAAAAACAATGGCAAGGGTAACTACATCACTGCAAATGATCTTCAAGCTACATATTCACTCTACCCTGGAAGTCCTGCCAGTAGCCTTATATCTCCAATATCAAGGAACTCGGGTGACTGTTTATCATCTTCTTTTCCTGAACGAGAGTTCCATCCACAATGGGATTCATCACTATCTCCCGAGAATGGAAAATATCAGAGAACTGGGTCTGGGAGGGTGTCTGGGCATGACACAAGTGGTGTCACTATGGCATCACAAGATACAAATTTCTTTTGCCCTGCTACCTATGCACAATTTTATTTGGACCAAAATCCTCCATTTCCTCATAATGGTGGGAGATTAAGTGTTTCAAAAGACTCAGATGTTCAATCTAATGGCGGAAATGGACATCAGAGTAGGCATGCTAGAAGTCCTAAGCAAGATGTGGAAGAAATAGAAGCTTACCGAGCATCCTTTGGTTTCAGTGCAGATGAGATTATAACTACCAGTCAATATGTGGAAATTTCTGATGTAATGGAGGAGTCATTTACCATGTTGCCATTTGCTTCTAACAAGTCAACAATGGAAGAAAGCATAGAGCCTTCATTTATGAAAGGATTCAAAGCTCAGGATACGCAGGTGGCATTGCAGAGTCAGAGAAGTCTTAGATCAGATCCAGGTCCAGTAGGCAAGGAAAAAGACAATCAGGCCCCTATATGTCCAGGATATGAAG ATCATATATCACAAGGGCATTGTAGCAACAGCTCTGGATTAAGTACACCAGAGAACCGTACTCTCGAAGATGATGAGGATATATTCTCAAAAATGGAATCTTCCAGAATCTGCAGGAAATATCAGATGGGGTTATCGTGCTCTGATGCTGAGGTTGACTACAGGAGAGGAAGAAGCTTCCGAGAAGAAAAGGGAATGTGA
- the LOC114391414 gene encoding pentatricopeptide repeat-containing protein At2g13600-like: protein MSYMQLSQKFYDAFKLCGSPPIARKLHAQLILSGLDASLFLLNNLLHMYSNCGMVDDAFRVFREANHANIFTWNTMLHAFFDSGRMREAENLFDEMPHIVRDSVSWTTMISGYCQNGLPAHSIKTFMSMLRDSNHDIQNCDPFSYTCTMKACGCLASTRFALQLHAHVIKLHLGAQTCIQNSLVDMYIKCGAITLAETVFLNIESPSLFCWNSMIYGYSQLYGPYEALHVFTRMPERDHVSWNTLISVFSQYGHGIRCLSTFVEMCNLGFKPNFMTYGSVLSACASISDLKWGAHLHARILRMEHSLDAFLGSGLIDMYAKCGCLALARRVFNSLGEQNQVSWTCLISGVAQFGLRDDALALFNQMRQASVVLDEFTLATILGVCSGQNYAATGELLHGYAIKSGMDSFVPVGNAIITMYARCGDTEKASLAFRSMPLRDTISWTAMITAFSQNGDIDRARQCFDMMPERNVITWNSMLSTYIQHGFSEEGMKLYVLMRSKAVKPDWVTFATSIRACADLATIKLGTQVVSHVTKFGLSSDVSVANSIVTMYSRCGQIKEARKVFDSIHVKNLISWNAMMAAFAQNGLGNKAIETYEDMLRTECKPDHISYVAVLSGCSHMGLVVEGKNYFDSMTQVFGISPTNEHFACMVDLLGRAGLLDQAKNLIDGMPFKPNATVWGALLGACRIHHDSILAETAAKKLMELNVEDSGGYVLLANIYAESGELENVADMRKLMKVKGIRKSPGCSWIEVDNRVHVFTVDETSHPQINEVYVKLEEMMKKIEDTGRYVSIVSCAHRSQKYHSEKLAFAFGLLSLPPWMPIQVTKNLRVCNDCHLVIKLLSLVTSRELIMRDGFRFHHFKDGFCSCRDYW from the exons ATGTCTTACATGCAACTGTCTCAGAAGTTTTACGATGCTTTCAAGCTGTGTGGGTCCCCACCCATTGCTCGCAAACTTCATGCCCAACTCATACTCTCCGGTTTGGACGCTTCCCTTTTCTTACTCAACAATCTATTGCACATGTACTCCAACTGCGGCATGGTAGACGATGCTTTTCGTGTTTTCCGCGAGGCCAACCATGCCAATATCTTCACTTGGAACACCATGCTCCATGCCTTTTTTGATTCGGGTCGAATGAGGGAAGCAGAGAACTTGTTTGATGAAATGCCCCATATAGTGAGAGACTCCGTTTCATGGACCACCATGATATCCGGCTATTGTCAAAACGGCCTCCCTGCTCATAGCATCAAAACTTTTATGTCAATGCTCCGGGACTCCAATCATGACATTCAAAACTGTGACCCCTTTTCCTATACTTGTACTATGAAGGCTTGTGGCTGCCTTGCCTCCACTCGGTTTGCTCTTCAGTTGCAtgcccatgtcatcaagttaCATTTGGGAGCCCAAACCTGCATTCAGAACTCCCTTGTTGATATGTATATTAAGTGTGGAGCAATCACTTTGGCTGAGACTGTTTTCCTTAACATTGAAAGCCCAAGTTTGTTCTGTTGGAACAGTATGATTTATGGATATTCTCAATTATATGGACCCTATGAAGCTCTCCATGTGTTCACCCGAATGCCTGAACGTGACCATGTTTCTTGGAACACGCTGATCTCAGTGTTCTCTCAATACGGCCATGGGATCCGCTGTCTTAGTACGTTTGTGGAGATGTGCAATCTGGGGTTTAAGCCCAATTTCATGACTTATGGCAGTGTACTCAGTGCATGTGCCAGCATTTCTGATCTGAAATGGGGTGCCCATTTGCATGCTCGGATTCTTCGCATGGAACATAGCCTGGATGCGTTTTTGGGAAGTGGTCTCATAGACATGTATGCCAAATGTGGATGCTTAGCACTGGCGAGGCGTGTGTTTAACAGTTTAGGGGAACAGAATCAAGTTTCTTGGACTTGCTTGATTTCAGGGGTTGCACAGTTTGGACTTCGTGATGATGCTTTGGCACTATTTAACCAAATGAGGCAGGCTTCTGTGGTGTTGGATGAATTCACCCTTGCGACAATTCTTGGGGTTTGTTCAGGTCAAAATTATGCTGCCACTGGGGAACTACTTCATGGATATGCAATCAAAAGTGGGATGGATTCCTTTGTTCCTGTGGGGAATGCAATCATTACAATGTATGCAAGGTGTGGTGATACTGAGAAAGCTAGTCTTGCATTTAGATCAATGCCACTAAGAGATACCATATCATGGACGGCCATGATCACTGCATTCTCTCAGAATGGAGATATTGACAGGGCCCGCCAATGTTTTGATATGATGCCTGAGCGTAATGTCATAACTTGGAACTCCATGTTAAGCACATATATTCAACATGGCTTCTCGGAAGAAGGGATGAAGTTGTATGTTTTGATGAGAAGCAAAGCAGTCAAACCGGATTGGGTCACTTTTGCAACATCTATCCGGGCCTGTGCTGATTTGGCTACTATAAAACTTGGGACACAAGTCGTATCTCATGTGACAAAGTTTGGACTTAGTTCAGATGTTTCAGTTGCAAACAGTATTGTCACCATGTATTCAAGATGTGGACAAATCAAAGAAGCACGAAAAGTTTTTGACTCAATACATGTGAAAAACCTGATTTCCTGGAATGCCATGATGGCAGCATTTGCTCAAAATGGTTTAGGCAATAAAGCAATTGAAACATATGAGGATATGTTGAGGACAGAATGCAAACCTGACCATATAAGCTATGTTGCTGTTTTATCTGGTTGCAGCCACATGGGGCTTGTAGTTGAagggaaaaattattttgattccaTGACTCAAGTGTTTGGCATTTCTCCAACAAATGAGCACTTTGCTTGTATGGTAGATCTGCTTGGCCGAGCAGGGTTACTAGACCAGGCCAAGAATTTAATAGACGGAATGCCTTTTAAGCCAAATGCCACTGTTTGGGGTGCTCTACTAGGAGCATGCCGAATTCATCATGATTCAATACTAGCAGAAACTGCCGCAAAGAAGTTGATGGAATTAAATGTTGAAGATTCTGGAGGTTATGTTCTTCTAGCAAATATATATGCAGAGTCTGGGGAACTAGAAAATGTTGCTGATATGAGAAAGTTAATGAAAGTGAAAGGAATTCGAAAGAGTCCAGGTTGTAGCTGGATAGAGGTTGATAACAGGGTACATGTGTTTACTGTAGATGAAACCAGTCATCCACAGATAAACGAGGTTTATGTAAAACTGGAggagatgatgaagaagatagaagatacAGGAAGATACGTTAGTATCGTCTCTTGTGCCCATAGGAGTCAGAAATACCATAGTGAAAAGCTCGCTTTTGCTTTTGGGTTGCTTAGTTTGCCACCTTGGATGCCTATACAAGTAACGAAGAATCTCCGCGTCTGCAATGATTGTCACTTGGTAATAAAGTTGTTGTCCTTGGTCACCTCAAGGGAACTTATCATGAGAGATGGATTTCGATTTCATCATTTCAAGGATGGGTTTTGCTCCTGTCGAGACTACTG GTAA